A region of Ictidomys tridecemlineatus isolate mIctTri1 chromosome 4, mIctTri1.hap1, whole genome shotgun sequence DNA encodes the following proteins:
- the LOC144376924 gene encoding interferon-induced transmembrane protein 1-like, with amino-acid sequence MNQAPHTVLMYPNAGRPAHYEKFQEEQEVAVLGAPQGSAPMTTTVINMPRDISVPDHVVWSLFNTLFMNFCCLGFIAFAYSVKSRDRKMVGDITGAQAFASTAKCLNIWALIFNILLTIGAIVILIIFSAAIVQAVSQMINHPGGF; translated from the exons ATGAACCAGGCCCCCCACACCGTCTTGATGTACCCCAATGCTGGGCGCCCCGCACACTATGAGAAATTCCAGGAGGAACAAGAAGTGGCCGTGCTGGGGGCACCCCAGGGCTCAGCTCCCATGACAACCACCGTGATCAACATGCCCAGAGACATCTCTGTGCCCGACCATGTGGTCTGGTCCCTGTTCAACACGCTCTTCATGAACTTCTGCTGCCTGGGCTTCATAGCCTTCGCCTACTCCGTGAAG TCTAGGGACAGGAAGATGGTGGGTGACATAACTGGGGCCCAGGCCTTCGCCTCCACTGCCAAGTGCCTGAACATCTGGGCCCTGATCTTCAACATCCTCCTGACCATCGGCGCCATCGTGATTCTCATCATCTTCTCAGCAGCGATTGTCCAGGCTGTTTCACAGATGATAAACCATCCTGGGGGCTTCTAG